A genomic window from Streptomyces broussonetiae includes:
- a CDS encoding MBL fold metallo-hydrolase, translating to MTAGARIERLVTSGTFTLDGGCWDVDNNVWIVGDDTEAIVVDAAHDAEAVVRALGARALRAIVCTHAHNDHIAAAPELAARTGAPVLLHAGDLELWKQTHPDRAPDAELTDGQSLTVAGVELTVLHTPGHAPGAVCLHAPRLSALFSGDTLFAGGPGATGRSYSDFPTIIRSIGDRLLTLPGDTVVHTGHGDTTTVGAEAPHLQEWIDRGF from the coding sequence GTGACGGCCGGCGCCCGCATCGAACGCCTCGTCACCTCGGGGACGTTCACACTGGACGGTGGCTGCTGGGACGTCGACAACAACGTGTGGATCGTGGGCGACGACACCGAGGCGATCGTCGTCGACGCCGCGCACGACGCCGAGGCCGTGGTGCGGGCCCTCGGCGCACGCGCCCTGCGGGCGATCGTGTGCACGCACGCGCACAACGACCACATCGCCGCCGCGCCCGAACTCGCGGCCCGGACCGGAGCGCCGGTCCTGCTGCACGCCGGCGATCTGGAGCTGTGGAAACAGACCCATCCCGACCGGGCGCCCGACGCCGAGCTGACCGACGGGCAGTCCCTCACGGTCGCGGGAGTGGAACTGACCGTGCTGCACACCCCGGGCCACGCCCCCGGAGCCGTGTGCCTGCATGCCCCGCGGCTGTCCGCGCTCTTCAGCGGGGACACGCTGTTCGCCGGCGGGCCGGGGGCGACGGGGCGGTCGTACAGCGACTTCCCGACCATCATCCGTTCGATCGGCGATCGCCTCCTGACCCTGCCGGGCGACACCGTCGTGCACACCGGTCACGGCGACACCACCACCGTCGGCGCCGAGGCGCCGCACCTTCAGGAGTGGATCGACCGCGGCTTCTGA
- a CDS encoding bifunctional 3-phenylpropionate/cinnamic acid dioxygenase ferredoxin subunit: MMIPACRLADLPRGEAHRLDIDPPVSVFHTDDGKLFAIDDTCTHQDASLADGWLEGCEVECPLHASTFDLRTGAVDAPPAKLPVRTHEVVVEDGMIHVRLSTQAPNLPPCIAARLAGGPA; this comes from the coding sequence ATGATGATTCCCGCGTGCCGTCTCGCGGATCTGCCGCGAGGTGAGGCTCACCGGCTCGACATCGACCCGCCGGTGTCGGTCTTCCACACCGACGACGGCAAGCTTTTCGCCATCGACGACACCTGCACCCACCAGGATGCGTCGCTCGCCGACGGCTGGCTGGAGGGCTGCGAGGTGGAATGTCCCCTGCACGCCTCGACGTTCGACCTGAGGACCGGAGCCGTGGACGCACCCCCGGCCAAGCTCCCGGTCCGCACCCACGAGGTCGTCGTCGAGGACGGCATGATCCACGTACGGCTGTCCACGCAGGCCCCCAACCTGCCGCCGTGCATCGCCGCCCGC